GTAAGGCTTAGATATGAAAAACCTCTATGAACTCATTAGCCCTATTCTATGCCAAGCTAAACGTTTTTAGCTATATAGCTAAGCCATCTCTGCTTGTTATATCTTGGGGGTCGCAGAGCGCAACTCCGTCTTGGGTTTTCCTACTATCGCCCTGACAAACTGAAGCGGCTCAGCTATAGAATGGGCAAGAGATTTTTATTAACAACCCTATACTTTTTCCCATACTGCATCCGCGTTTTGGATGAGTTAATAAATTGCTCTATCTTGTTTGCAATTTCGGAATCTATGGGAATTCGCTCAATCTCCTGATTGTCAGTTAAACGCTCAAGAAATGCCTGCTGGCCAACCTGTTCATCACCATCAAGTCTGTATGTTATGGAGAAGCGTTTGACGCCGACAATGTTAGAATACACCGTATTGACTCTAGGAAGATATAAGGTCTGTCGCTGAAACGACAAGTGGCAAGCTGGTGCCCCTTCTTTTCACAGTAGACTTCCAAACTACCATCCTGGCAGAGAAGGGAAACTGAAAGACTTATCCACATCCATCCTAAACTAATAAGCGAAGGTAGAGAGTACGACTACTACAAGGGAGTTTGCTTTAACCAAAACTCGATCAGGCAGCCAGACAATAGTTGACATCTTGTCTAGGGGTAGACTTGGGTGCTGTCCCAAAATATAACACGGTCTCACTGGCTGCGCAACGCAATCGAAAGTTCAGTGGAAATTACACCCGCTCACCACCGGAAACTCAGGCAATCGCGAGATGGTCATTTTTTTATTTGTTACACTCGCAATCTGAGGTTGGCCGTTTCCCACGTTTTTGTTCGGCAGTGGACCTGCTTAGCGAGTTTACGCGGCTGCTTAACCAGGTTCATAATGTTTCTCTGTACCAAGTGATCAGCCTGAGTCTTTTATTGGGTCAGCAACTGCTATGCCCATGACTGTTTTAGACCTCGTGTTAATCGGCGCGACGCTCGTGCTCCTGTGGGTCGTTCTACGCTGGTTCATGCAGGTCACATTCAGTACGCTGAAAACCCTGGCTATCGTCGGGCTGGTGCTGCTGGTGTTGCAGTTTGGGTTTGGGATCGGACCGCGCCTGTTCATCGAACGGGTCTGGGAACTCGGCCAGCGCTGGCTCAACCCACCGTAGAAGGTTGGGAGCAGGGTCCCTGTGTGGTATGCTAGGGGAGTGGTAAGGTGAAGGCGTTATGAGTTCATTGCCCGTACAGGTGGTGGTGCCGCCAGCCCGCTTGGATACGACGACTAAAGACCATCTGACTCAACAGGTCAAGCAAATTGCCAGCCAGCAAGCGACGCTGGTGTTGCTGGACATGAGCCAGGTGGAATTTGTGGACAGTTCCGGATTGGGAGCGATGGTGGCAGCGTTGAAAAACTTGCGGTCGGTCGGGGGCGAGTTAGCCCTGTGCCAGCCGTCGGACCAGGTGAAAACGCTGCTGGAAATTACAGGTTTGGAACGGATTATTAAAATTTATCCAGACCGGCAGACGTTTGAACGGGAGTATGGTCGCTGAGGTGCCTGCGCCCCACCAGTGTGAGCAGGATTTATCAGAGGAACTCCTGCGCCATTACCTGGGTCAGCCGGTGGTCGGGGTGGACACGGAAACCATGGGGTTGATTCCGGCGCGTGACCGGCTGTGTTTGGTGCAGATTGCGGATGCGCAGGGGCACGCAACGCTGGTGAAAATCCAGCCCGGGCAACGCCAAGCTCCCCGGTTGCAGCAACTATTGGAAGCGCCCCAAGTACTGAAAATTTTTCACTATGCCCGCTTTGACCTGGCGGCGTTGCGGTATCATCTGGGGATTGATGTCGCGCCCATTTTTTGCACGAAAATCGCCAGCAAGTTAGCCCGCACCTATTCCCCTAAACACGGTCTCAAAGATGTGGTGCAGGAGTTGTTAGGGATTGAGCTAGATAAGCAAATGCAGTCATCCGATTGGGGACGCCCGGAATCCCTGAGCGATGCCCAATTGGCCTATGCAGCAAACGACGTGATTTATTTGCCCAAAATTGCCGAACTGCTCACTGCCATGTTGCAGCGGGAAGGTCGGTGGGAATTAGCCCAGTCTTGCTTTGCCTGCGTGCCGACCTTCGTGAGTTTGGATTTGCTGTTTTACCAGGGCGTTTTCGAGCACTAAAAGGGTTTGCGCTGCCGTAGCATGGCGTCTTGAATGCGTTTGCTCAAGTTGGGGTCTTGTTGGGCCTGCATCGTAATGGCGTTGAATTCCTGCACCGTCAGGCCCCGTTGTTCCACCAGCCGCTGGGATTTTTCGAAGAACCGGTCGCAGACGTTGCGCACGGGGGCAGGCAGGTTGCGTTCCGCACAGAGATTGCCGCTGGTGTTAATCGTTCCTAGCAGCCGGCGCGCTTCTTCCAAATGGGCTTGGCGGATGGGTTCCAATTCCAAAACAATCTGGGCGTAGCGCTGAATCCGCTCGTCGCTCCAGGTGCTCTGGGCCACCACCGGACGAGACAAACTGAGACCAGCCAGCAGCAATGTCAGGGTCAGGGAACGATGCATAGGCAGCAATCGCTTTGGAGAACTCCCTCTTTCTATGATGTACAATGCCGGGGAAGGTTCCAAGAGTTGCACGACGACGACCTTGTGCAGTAGGCTGTTGAGTAAACCGTTGTTCTGCCGAACCTATGCCCAGGGTCGCTGATGAGTATGTGGTGCATCTGCTGATGGAAGGGGGGCACCGGGAAGAGGTGCGCTTCGGAACCATTCAAGAGTTCCAGAAATGGTACCAAGGGGAATTCCTGGCGCAGGGCAGTTCCAACGAGTTGATCAATGTGCCGGTGCGGGGGCTGCAAGGGGAGTTTTTGGTGATCCGACCGGCGCGGGTGGTGGCCATTCGCGTCGAACCAGTGTTTTTGTCCAGCATTGAACGCTAAGCCCCCGCCTGAGGTCGGAGGGTGAGCCGCTAGTGAATGGTGATTCATTGACCCTCACCCTGCAGATTGCGCTGGCGGTGGTAGCTGGCATCGGTGCCCAGGTCCTGGCGGATGTCCTGCGAGTGCCTAGCATTATCTTTCTGTTGCTGTTTGGTATCGGTTTGGGCCGGGATGGCCTGGGCTGGCTGCAACCCCAGTGGCTCGGCGTCGGGCTGGAGGTGGTGATTTCCCTATGCGTCGCCTTGATCCTGTTTGAAGGAGGCTTGAGCCTGTCGCTGCGCGAATTGGGCCAGGTCTCGGGCACCATCCAAAACCTGGTGACGGTCGGGGCGTTGATTACCTTCCTGGGCGGGGGGATGGCGGCCCACTGGCTGGGGGAATTTCCCTGGCCGCTGGCGTTTCTGTACGGCTCGCTAGTGACGGTAACAGGGCCAACGGTGATTGGGCCGTTATTGCGCCAGGTGAAGGTAGAACGCAAGCTCAATGCCCTGCTGGAGGGAGAAGGGGTGCTGATTGACCCCATAGGCGCCATTTTGGCGGTGGTGGTGCTCAATGTGGTGCTGGCGGAAAAAACCGGCTGGTGGGACATTGGGCTGGCGCTGGCGACGCGCCTGGGGTTGGGCATGCTCATCGGCGCGGTGGGTGGCTGGTTGTTAAGCGGGTTGTTTCGCCAGGAAACGTTGCCCAGTCCAGACCTCAAGAATCTGGCAGTGCTGGCGGGCGTGTGGGGGTTTTACGGCCTGGCCCAGTGGCTGGAGAGTGAATCCGGGTTGATGGCTGCGGTGGTCTCCGGTCTCGTTTTGCAACTCACCGCGCCCGAACAACGCCTGCTCCGCCGGTTTAAGGGACAATTGACCACGCTGGCGGTGTCCCTGTTGTTTGTCCTGTTGGCGGCGGATTTGTCCCTGGCCAGCCTGGGCATGTTGGGCTGGGGGGGCTTGTGGACCGTGCTGGCCCTGATGTTTCTCGTCCGACCCCTGAATATCCTGGTCTCCACTTGGAATAGCGATTTGACCTGGCGGCAAAAGGCGTTTTTGGCCTGGATTGCCCCGCGCGGGATTGTCTCAGCGTCGGTGGCGTCCCTGTTTGCCATTGTCCTGACAGACCGGGGGTTCAACGGGGGCGATTCGGTCAAGGGGCTGGTGTTTTTGACCATTATCCTGACGGTGCTGGTGCCGGGGTTGACCGCCCAGGGCATGGCTCGTCTCCTAGGGGTGCGTTCTGAACAAGTCAATGGCGCCGTGATTGTCGGCAGTAATCCCTTGGGCCGCCTGTTGGCCCGTTTATTTCAAGAGTACGGGGAGCCGGTGGTGCTGATTGATACCAACCGGGAGGACTGCCGCGCCGCGGCACGGGAAAATTTGCGGGCCATTACCGGGAGCGCTCTCGACCCTGACGTGCTGGCAGAAGCCGGGATTGCCGATGTCGGCACCTTTGTGGCTCTGACTAAAAACGCTGAGTTGAATCTCATCCTGGCGCAACGGGTTGCCGAAGAGTTTTGCCCGCCGCGGGTGCTGGCCCTGTTTCCGGAAAGCCAGCGTTCCAATACCCAGCGGGTGCGCTGCGCGTTTCATCCGCAGCCCATGTTGCGCCAGTGGAACGACGCCCTAGAGCAGGGGAAGGTGCGCCTGATGGAAATCCGCCTGGATAAGGCCCTGCCGCGCTGGAACCATCCCGACCATCTCCCCCTGGTGCGCCAGCGGCAACAGTTTCTGGAGGTCGTCAGCACCGACATGGATTACCAACCTGGCGACCGGTTGATCTACTTGGCGCCTGTGCCGCCTCCCGAATCGGAAACCGAACCCATCGAGGCCGGCGACCTGGTGCAGGCCCTGCTCAGCCTAGGTTAACCACTCATTAGCGGAACTAATCCCTGTTATCTTAAAGATTCATCGGTAACCAATTGCCAATTCCAATGTCGGCGAATTATGCTGAAAATGAAAGCAAGCTACGTTCGCGATCCCCGTCCCTGTGCGGGTTTCAGCGATCAGCGTTGTGAATGATTGACAAACATTTTTTGTCAATTGTAACCCGATTTTTACGTTATGCAACAAAGGAGTGGAGTTCATGCCGATTGCCGTAGGGATGATTGAGACGAAGGGGTTTCCGGCGGTGGTGGAGGCGGCGGACGCCATGGTCAAAGCCGCGCGGGTGACCCTGGTGGGTTATGAAAAAATCGGCAGTGGCCGGGTGACGGTCATTGTGCGGGGCGACGTGTCGGAGGTGCAGGCGTCGGTTTCCGCTGGGATCGAATCGGCCAAGCGCGTGGCTGGTGGGGAGGTGCTGTCCCACCACATCATTGCGCGGCCCCACGAAAACCTGGAGTACGTCCTGCCGATTCGCTACACACCGGAAGTTGAACAATTTCGCGTCTAGGGGGAGGTAACACTATGCCGATTGCTGTAGGGATGATTGAAACGCTGGGGTTTCCGGCGGTGGTGGAGGCGGCGGACGCCATGGTCAAAGCCGCGCGGGTGACCCTGGTGGGTTATGAAAAAATTGGCAGTGGCCGGGTGACGGTGACGGTCCGCGGGGATGTGTCGGAAGTCCAGGCGTCCGTTGCTGCCGGGATCGAGTCGGTCAAGCGCGTCGCTGGTGGGCAACTGTTGTCCCACCACATCATTGCGCGGCCCCACGAAAACCTGGAGTACGTCCTGCCGATTCGTTACACCGAGCAGGTACAACAGTTCCGGGAAGACGCCACTAACGTCCGTCCCTACCTGCGGCCCTGATGCGGATCGGTCGCGTGGCCGGCACCGTGGTCAGCACCCAAAAGGAACCCACACTCCAAGGGGTTAAATTTCTCCTGGTGCAACTGGTGGACCTACAGGGGCAACTGACCGCCGAGTATCAAGTGGCCGCTGACCGGGTGGGAGCGGGCGTGGACGAATGGGTGCTAGTGTGCGAAGGCAGTTCGGCACGCAAAATTGACCGGGGCGAAAACTTACCAGTGGATGCGGCGGTCATCGGCATTATTGACACGGTGACGGTTGAAGGACAACTGCTGTACAGCAAACGGGCGCAGGCCCGAAGTTTGTAATGAATACGTGTATGGAGGCGGATTATGGTGGCAGTGCGCAGTGAGGCGGCGCCTCCGACTCCCTGGTCGAAGACCCTGGCGGAACCGCAGATTGACCCCACGGCCTACGTGCATTCCTTTTCCAACATCATTGGGGATGTACGCATCGGGCCGGAGGTGCTGATTGCGCCAGGGACCTCGATCCGGGCGGACGAGGGCACGCCCTTTTACATCGGGGCTGGTACGAACGTCCAGGACGGGGTAATCATTCACGGTCTGGAGCAGGGGCGTGTGACCGGCGAGGATGGCCAGCCCTATTCGGTCTGGATTGGTAGGGACACCTCGATTACCCACGGGGTGCTGGTGCATGGCCCGGCCTACGTGGGCAACAACTGTTTTATCGGGTTTCGCTCCACGATCTTTAACGCCCGGGTCAATGACGGTTGTATCGTCATGATGCACTGTCTGATCCAGGATGTGGAGATTCCGCCGGGGCGCTTTGTGCCGTCGGGTTCGATTATCACCACCCAGCAGCAGGCGGACCGGTTGCCGCCGGTGACGCCCCAGGACATGGCCTTTGCCCAGCACGTGGTGGGCATCAACGATGCGCTGCGGGCCGGGTATCGCTGCGCCGCCAACATCGAGTGCATCGCGCCGTTAAAGCAGCAAAAGCAAGCCGAGTCGGCGGGAAATGGCTACAGTGGGGCCACGCGGCTCGACCCCCAGGTGGTGGAGCAGGTGCGGCAATGGCTGGCCCAGGGCTATCGCATCGGCACGGAGCACGCGGATGAGCGGCGGTTCCGCAGCCGTTCCTGGCGCAGTTGCAGCCCGATTGCCTCGACTCACTTGCCGGAGGTGGTTAAGGCTCTGGAGGCCTGTTTGCAGGAACACCAAGGGGAGTACGTGCGCCTGCTGGGCATTGACCCCAAGGGTAAACGGCGTGTCGGTGAACGGATTATTCAACGCCCAGGCGACACGGGACAACCGGCTTCTTCGACGGCGAGTTCTCCCACGCCTGTCGCCCCGGAAACCGCCGCTCAGGTGACGAACACCTCGCTTGCGCCCGACATCGCGCAGCAGGTGCGGCAATGGTTAGACCAGGGCTATCGCATCGGTGCGGAGGTAGCGGACCCTCGGCGGTTCCGGACCCGTTCCTGGTTAAGCGTGGCCTTGCCCCAGTCCCGCAACGCCTACGAGGTCATCGCGGCGCTGGAAAACCTGTTGAGCGAGTCGGTGGGGGATTACGTGCGCTTGATCGCCATTGACCCCCAATCTAAACGGCGCGTGAGCGAGCAGATTATTCAACGGCCTCCAGGGAGTCCCACGCCGATGGCGCAGCGGACAACCACCTCCACCCGTCCCACTACAGCAACACCCGTGAGCGCCAGCCCCGTTGGGCAACTTGTCCGGCAATGGTTGTCCCAGGGGTACCGGGTTGGGGCGGAAGTGGCCGATACCCGCAGGTTTAAGACCAGTTCCTGGCTAAGTGTCGCCCTACCTAGCAACGGTCAGGAGGGGGACATCACGCAGGCGATTGAAAACCTGTTGCAAGAAGCGGCGGGCCAGTATGTGCGGCTCATCGCCATTGACCCCAAATCCAGGCGGCGGGTGAGCGAGCAGATCATCCAGCGGCCCGAGGGCGTGAGTGGACCGACCGCAGCCAGCGCGTCCACGTCTCCATCGCCAGCGGCATCTGTTTCTACAACTCCTGTCGGTCTCGACGGGGCGGTTGTGGCCCAGGTGCGGCAACTGCTGGCCCAGGGGTATCGGGTCGGAGTGGAGGTGGCGGACCCCCGCCGGTATCGGAGCAGTTCCTGGTTGAGCGTTGGTCTCCCGGCCAGCCAGCGGGAAGAGGAAGTGCTCTCGGCGCTGGCGACCCTTTTGCGGGAACACACTGGCAATTACGTGCGCCTGCTGGGCATTGACCCCAAGGCCAAGCGCCGTGTCTTTGAACAGATCATCCAAAAGCCCTAACGTGTTGACCATCCCACCCCCCGTTCATCCGACCGGTCACCTAGAGGGGGAAGTTCATCTTGACCCCCACGCCGTGGTTGCACCGGGTGTTTGTCTTGTGGCCAATCCGGGAAGCTGCATCCGGGTCGGAGCGGGGGTGTGTTTGGGGATGGGCACCATCCTACATGCCCACGGTGATGGCATCGTTTTAGAAGACGGTGTGATCGTGGGCGCCGGTGTATTAATCATCGGGACAGTGTGGATAGGTGCCCAAGCCTGCATTGGTTCTGCTAGTACGTTGTACAACACGCGGATTGAGCCGGGTCAAATGGTGGCGCCGGGGTCGCTTGTGGGTGAGATAGGCCGAAGCGTTGTGACCGGAGAAGCCGCCCCAACGCTATCGGATAATCACCACGAGGGCGAGACCGCAACGGCGGCAGCTGCAACCGACTCCGCTCCGCGCTCGCGACCGCCGGTGGTGGGGTTGGAGTATTTCAACCAGTTGCGGGTCACCTTGCGCACCCAAGGGATACTTTAGTTACGATTGATTGCGCTCTTTAGCGGGATATGACAATTTGGGCCGGAAGTCTGAGATAGCGGGCGATATTCGGTTAAGTTTTAGATACAAGCGATGGAGGTGACGGCTGTGGAGCGGATCAATCGTTATCGTTTTGTATGCACGTTGACCTTTGGGGATATTTACGGTCAGGTGATTGCCTGGTTGGTGATTATTTTCCTGAGCCTAGCGGTTTCCCTGTCGGCGTTTTCCACGCGGCCCCTTTTTGCGCTCGCTGCCGTGGGGCTGATCCTGGTGTTATCCTTGCCGTTTTTGCTGTTTGCGTTTGTGACGACGCTCTTTAGCCACGTGGAATTATACGCAGTGGAATCGGCGCTACAAACGGTGCAGCGGGCGACGCCAACCCCAGCGGAGACCACCACACCTTCCAACGTGACTCCCTAGGCATGGCAGCAGGCGGGCGCAAAGTGGCCATCATTGGCGCCGGTCAGGTGGGTATGGCCTGCGCCTTGGTCATGGCGGTGCGCCAGCGGGCGGATGAACTGGTGCTGGTGGACGTGGACCGCCTGCGGGCTGAAGGCGAAGCGTGGGATTTACAGCATGGGTTGCCCTTTTTGGAACCGTTACAGATACGATGCGGGGAGTACCTAGAGGCAGCCGATGCCCAGGTGGTGGTCATCACGGCGGGGGCGCGCCGGGGACCCGATGAGAGTCGCCTGGTGCTGTTGCAAAAAAATGCTGCCATTGTGCGCAGCATTGCCCAGGCTCTAGCGCCCCTTTGTCCCGAAGCCGTCTGGGTAGTGGTGACCAATCCAGTGGACGTGATGGCCTATTTGGCTTGGCGATGGTCGGGTTTACCGCCAGCGCGGGTGATTGGGTCCGGGACCTTGTTAGACGTAGCCCGTTTCCAGACCTTACTGGCGCAAAAGTTGGGCGTTGCCCCGAGCAGTGTCCAAGCGCCAGTTCTCGGAGAACATGGGGAGCACGCTGTACCCCTGTGGAGCCGGGTCACGGTGGGGGGCGCGCCAGTGGACTTAGAACCAGCGGACCGTGAAGTCCTATGGCAACAGGTGTTGCGGGCGGGGCAAGAAGTGATCCGGCGCAAAGGGAACACAAGCTACGGGATTGCCCTGGTGGTGGACCATCTCGTGGCGACCATCTTGGGCAATCAAACACGCGTGTTACCCGTCAGTTGCTGGGCGCAGGGGTACTACGGGTTGGGGGATGTGTACCTGAGCTTGCTCAGCGTCGTCAACCGCGATGGTGCGAGCCGGGTCCTACCGATACCCCTGCAGGAAGACGAGTACCACGGACTTCAGCAGGCGGCTCAGGTGTTGATGCAGGCGCGACAGGGAATCCCCCTGTGATGAACGGTCTATACTCTACACTGAGATGCGTCAGCTCTAGGAAAAACATCATGCGAGAACCCAATTTGCTCACTAAGAACCTACGGGTTCTACTTAGTTGGGAACCCGATCCCTATCAAGTGCCACCAATTCAGCTGTCAGAGCGACAATTAACTCTATGTACTCACTACGATTCTGTTAGTCTTCGGCTTGTATCGCAGGTGCAGATTCATGGGGAAACGCCCGCCGCTGAACCGTATGACCTTTATCAGTTGGTTCGGGAAGAAATGGGATGTCAGGATGACTTTGATTTAGTGGTGGTGAACATTTCGGGAATCAAACTAAATTTGCCCTATAACATCAGCAAATTTGGCTGCCCTACAGTTGCTATCGTTGCAGATACGCATCACGGATTCCACAGTCCGATTGGTGAACTCTTAGAATACCTTAGCTTAGAACCTTATGACTATCTTGTCTTTCCCTATTGTAGACACCATATGCACTGGTGTTATGCCTGTGGTTTTGATAATGTGGGATGGTTACCCCTACTGACTATGACGACCTATACCCACGAATTTCTTGAAAATAGAGATAGTAAGGTCGTTTTCATCTGTGGGGATACGAGTTTTCACCCCTACAGACATAGGGTGATAGATGCGCTGCGTAATTCATCCCTACCGCTAC
Above is a window of Gloeomargarita sp. SKYB120 DNA encoding:
- a CDS encoding DUF4168 domain-containing protein, which gives rise to MHRSLTLTLLLAGLSLSRPVVAQSTWSDERIQRYAQIVLELEPIRQAHLEEARRLLGTINTSGNLCAERNLPAPVRNVCDRFFEKSQRLVEQRGLTVQEFNAITMQAQQDPNLSKRIQDAMLRQRKPF
- a CDS encoding EutN/CcmL family microcompartment protein, with the protein product MRIGRVAGTVVSTQKEPTLQGVKFLLVQLVDLQGQLTAEYQVAADRVGAGVDEWVLVCEGSSARKIDRGENLPVDAAVIGIIDTVTVEGQLLYSKRAQARSL
- a CDS encoding ribonuclease H-like domain-containing protein yields the protein MVAEVPAPHQCEQDLSEELLRHYLGQPVVGVDTETMGLIPARDRLCLVQIADAQGHATLVKIQPGQRQAPRLQQLLEAPQVLKIFHYARFDLAALRYHLGIDVAPIFCTKIASKLARTYSPKHGLKDVVQELLGIELDKQMQSSDWGRPESLSDAQLAYAANDVIYLPKIAELLTAMLQREGRWELAQSCFACVPTFVSLDLLFYQGVFEH
- a CDS encoding cation:proton antiporter, whose protein sequence is MTLTLQIALAVVAGIGAQVLADVLRVPSIIFLLLFGIGLGRDGLGWLQPQWLGVGLEVVISLCVALILFEGGLSLSLRELGQVSGTIQNLVTVGALITFLGGGMAAHWLGEFPWPLAFLYGSLVTVTGPTVIGPLLRQVKVERKLNALLEGEGVLIDPIGAILAVVVLNVVLAEKTGWWDIGLALATRLGLGMLIGAVGGWLLSGLFRQETLPSPDLKNLAVLAGVWGFYGLAQWLESESGLMAAVVSGLVLQLTAPEQRLLRRFKGQLTTLAVSLLFVLLAADLSLASLGMLGWGGLWTVLALMFLVRPLNILVSTWNSDLTWRQKAFLAWIAPRGIVSASVASLFAIVLTDRGFNGGDSVKGLVFLTIILTVLVPGLTAQGMARLLGVRSEQVNGAVIVGSNPLGRLLARLFQEYGEPVVLIDTNREDCRAAARENLRAITGSALDPDVLAEAGIADVGTFVALTKNAELNLILAQRVAEEFCPPRVLALFPESQRSNTQRVRCAFHPQPMLRQWNDALEQGKVRLMEIRLDKALPRWNHPDHLPLVRQRQQFLEVVSTDMDYQPGDRLIYLAPVPPPESETEPIEAGDLVQALLSLG
- a CDS encoding ribulose bisphosphate carboxylase small subunit, whose translation is MVAVRSEAAPPTPWSKTLAEPQIDPTAYVHSFSNIIGDVRIGPEVLIAPGTSIRADEGTPFYIGAGTNVQDGVIIHGLEQGRVTGEDGQPYSVWIGRDTSITHGVLVHGPAYVGNNCFIGFRSTIFNARVNDGCIVMMHCLIQDVEIPPGRFVPSGSIITTQQQADRLPPVTPQDMAFAQHVVGINDALRAGYRCAANIECIAPLKQQKQAESAGNGYSGATRLDPQVVEQVRQWLAQGYRIGTEHADERRFRSRSWRSCSPIASTHLPEVVKALEACLQEHQGEYVRLLGIDPKGKRRVGERIIQRPGDTGQPASSTASSPTPVAPETAAQVTNTSLAPDIAQQVRQWLDQGYRIGAEVADPRRFRTRSWLSVALPQSRNAYEVIAALENLLSESVGDYVRLIAIDPQSKRRVSEQIIQRPPGSPTPMAQRTTTSTRPTTATPVSASPVGQLVRQWLSQGYRVGAEVADTRRFKTSSWLSVALPSNGQEGDITQAIENLLQEAAGQYVRLIAIDPKSRRRVSEQIIQRPEGVSGPTAASASTSPSPAASVSTTPVGLDGAVVAQVRQLLAQGYRVGVEVADPRRYRSSSWLSVGLPASQREEEVLSALATLLREHTGNYVRLLGIDPKAKRRVFEQIIQKP
- a CDS encoding carbon dioxide-concentrating mechanism protein CcmK, translating into MPIAVGMIETKGFPAVVEAADAMVKAARVTLVGYEKIGSGRVTVIVRGDVSEVQASVSAGIESAKRVAGGEVLSHHIIARPHENLEYVLPIRYTPEVEQFRV
- a CDS encoding STAS domain-containing protein, which produces MSSLPVQVVVPPARLDTTTKDHLTQQVKQIASQQATLVLLDMSQVEFVDSSGLGAMVAALKNLRSVGGELALCQPSDQVKTLLEITGLERIIKIYPDRQTFEREYGR
- a CDS encoding carbon dioxide-concentrating mechanism protein CcmK, whose amino-acid sequence is MPIAVGMIETLGFPAVVEAADAMVKAARVTLVGYEKIGSGRVTVTVRGDVSEVQASVAAGIESVKRVAGGQLLSHHIIARPHENLEYVLPIRYTEQVQQFREDATNVRPYLRP